ttaaaaaaaaattgttgtttttgagttttgacaATTTACTGGTAGTTGATTCCATCATTTAACTATCTTGTTTGAGAAGAAGTTGTACTGGATATCAGACTTCTTTTGTTCTCtgattaaatagttttattgtcTTGTGCCGTGATCATTTTTTTCTTGGCTTAAActtgaataaaagtttattttatttaattcatttttaatttttaattgttgtattTGGTCTCCTCTTCTTTCTTTTCTCTCCGTCTCTTTTCTCTCTGTTTTTCTTCAAGTATTGTTAGACCAAGGCAGCAGATCCTTTCCTCATATGTTTTACATCTAACTTCTCGGACTAGTTTAGTTGCTCTTCTTTGGACTGCTTCAATCgctttgatgttttttattctatttggATTCCATACTGAAGCACTGTACTCTagatttaaatgagttttaagGCTGACCCAATATGCGATTAGATGTTGCTATTATAGAGATGATTTGCCGGTCCCCCTTTAAGTCAGAGCTGATAATACTCCTAAGTCTTTctcaaattttatctttaataaatgatGCCCATTTAcctgataatttaattttggaTTTGATTTACCAATATGAACTACTTTACATTTGCTTTCATTTAAGGACATTTGCCATGTTTTGCACCATTTTGATATAATGTTGATATCATTTTGCAAACTGATTGAATCATTTTTGTCTTTAATGATCCCAATCatttttgtgtcatctgcaaaaaattttggaatatttttgatttgtgaTGCCAAGTTGTTTATGAAAATAACAAACAGTACTGGCCCAAGAACTGAACCTAGAGGAACCCCACTAAGCACGTTAAGCCAATCTAAAATGGTGTTTCCTAGTATGACACGCTGTTTTCgatcttttaaatagttaattatcCAATTGAGCATCTTATTTGCTATTCTGTatgctattaattttttttaaacaaagttgtGTCTGTGGTACTCGATTGAATGCTTTGCTAAAGTGTTTCATTATTATATCAAATGGTATGCCATTCTCGGTAGCTTTTGTAATTACATCAAACGATTCAAGCAAGTTTGTTGTGCATGATTTTTCCTTAACAAAGCTGTGTTGATCCtttgatattaaattatttattgaaagatGTTCTACTATTTTGTCCTTTATGATGCTCTCCATTACTCTACAGATCACTGATGTTATGGAAATGGGCCTGTAGTTTAAAACATCCGAATGACTACCATTCTTGTTAATTGGTGTAACATTAGCTAGTCTCCATAATTCCGGTATTTTACTGGTATTAAAcgataatttaaataagaatagaATTGCAGCGTTACTTGGTTTATGTTAAAtctcttagttttttttaaaccacttccaatttgaaaatatttttagtattatcaTCACATTTGAAGTTAGTTTGTATCGTAAATTCTGGAAGTTCGTCtaaattttctttgataaaagactcctgaaattttagattaagcattcagcaattatttttttattattaattaaattgccTTCTTGATCCAAAAGCGTTTTGATAccaattttgatgttttttgttttttgttgatgTAAGAATAAATCATTTTTGGATTCGATTTTGTGTTTGcggctaattttttttcatactcaAATACTGCTCGTTTCACTTccattgctactttttttttttatttccaggtATTTAAGTTTCAGATCATGTTTGAAACCACTTACTTTTAATTTGAAccagagtttttttttgtttttggttagCTTTCTTTGTTAAACCAATATGGCTGTTTCTGTATGAAATTAAAgttctgtttttttatgaagttttcaCATCCATTGTTCTATATTTcgatgaagttttttttatttgtttcaatacCAAGATCATTGTTGAGTTTATTTTGCCAgttgacatttttgaaaaatgattttagatcTTCGTAATTGCATCTTTTGtagacaaattttttagttgAGTATCTTTTTGTGGTGCTTTTGTTTGTCAAATTTGAGTTAAATGTTAACGATAGGTGTGCTTTATTGATATGACCTAAAGGAGCTCCTGTTTTCAACTCGCTGACTCTCTCATATACTTTTGTGAAAACAAGGTCAATTATGTGTGTCGTTTTACAATCGCTTGTTTGAAAGGTTGGCACATACACGTGTTGAAAAAGAAATGTATTTTGAATAGCACTTAcaaaacattcaagttttttatcttCT
This Hydra vulgaris chromosome 04, alternate assembly HydraT2T_AEP DNA region includes the following protein-coding sequences:
- the LOC136079128 gene encoding uncharacterized protein LOC136079128 — its product is MLNWIINYLKDRKQRVILGNTILDWLNVLSGVPLGSVLGPVLFVIFINNLASQIKNIPKFFADDTKMIGIIKDKNDSISLQNDINIISKWCKTWQMSLNESKCKVVHIGKSNPKLNYQVMIKLILKKISPSNQNCTCGHNLKYSKEISVHNYRENILLNRAANYWNAVPENVVKANSVSSFKARLDQWESNHHKT